CTGATCATCGTCGAGACCGGCGGCCTTTTCCTCGAACTTGGCCGCGGCATGCACCTGCGTCATCGAGCGCGCCTGGTCCTTGTCGGTGCTGGCGCCCAGCAGCTTCCAGAACCGGTTGCTCAACCGTCCTGACTTCGCACCGCCGGACTTGGACACCTTCGAGGTCTTGGAACTCACAGCCACAGTCATACGGTACGCGGAGCAGGTCGGGCTCAGGGGGACCACGGCCCGGTCGACACACCGACCGCACTCGCCGGTCGGGCTGATGCCATCAGCCGCGCTGCGACCAGCCTCAGCCTGTACCTTGCCCGCATGGACATGTTCACCCCGACGCTGGACTGGGGCAGTGAGCTGGGCACCTCACTGATCTGGATCGCCAAGGCCTGGACGATAGCGGCGGTCAGCACCGTGATCGTGCTGATCCTGCTGGCGAAGTTCACGGTCTGGGGGCGGCAGTTCTGGCGCATCACTGGCGCCTACTTCACCGGCCGGGAGTCGGTGAAGGCGTGGCTGTGGCTGGGTGCCATCCTGCTCTCGATCATCTCCGGTGTGCGCTTGGACGTGCTGCTCAGCTATTACGGCAACGACCTGATGACCGCCGCGCAGACCGCGGTGCAGGGGGTGGCCGCCGGCGACGACGCGGTCCGCCAATCCGGTATCGACGGGTTCTGGTTCTCGATCCTGATCTTCGCGGTACTGGCCACCATCCACGTCTGCCGGGTGCTGCTCGACATCTTCATGATGCAGCGGTTCATGCTGGCCTGGCGGGTGTGGCTGACCGGTCGGCTGACCGATGACTGGCTCGACGGCAAGGCCTACTACCGCAGCCGGTTCATCGATGACACCATCGACAACCCCGACCAGCGCATCCAGGCCGATATCGACATCTTCACCACCAACGTCGGACCGCTGCCGAACACGCCGAACAACACCAGTGGCTCCACACTGTTGTTCGGGGCCATCAGTTCGATCGCGTCGGTCATTTCGTTCACCGCGATTCTGTGGAACCTGTCCGGAAATCTGTCGGTGTTCGGCGTCAACATCCCCCGCGCGATGTTCTGGATAGCCATCGTCTACGTGTCCGTCGCGACCATCATCGCGTTCTGGATCGGCCGCCCGATCATCCGATTGACCTTCGACAACGAGCGGTTCAACGCCGTCTTCCGCTACGCCCTGGTGCGGCTGCGCGATTCGGCGGAGGCGGTGGCGTTCTATCGAGGCGAGATCGCCGAGCGGGTGCAGTTGCGCCGACGCTTCGAGCCGGTCGTGTCGAACTACAAGCGCTATGTGAACCGGTCGATCGCCTTCAACGGCTGGAACCTGACGGTCAGCCAGCTCATCAACCCGTTGCCGTGGATCATCCAGGCGCCCCGACTGTTCGCCGGTGAGATCAAACTCGGCGACGTCTCGCAGACCTCGTCGGCGTTCGGCAACATCCAGAGCTCGCTGTCGTTCTTCCGCAACTCCTACGACGCGTTTGCCGGCTGGCGCGCCTCGATCATCCGCTTGCACGGCCTGGTGGTGGCCAACGAGGAGGGCCGGGCGCTCAACGAGCTCACCGTCGAACCGTGCGGCAGCTGCCCCGTCGAGATCCGCGATGTCGCGGTGAGCACGCCCACCGGCGAGATCCTGGTCGAAGACCTGAACCTGCAGATGCAGTCGGGTGACACGCTGATCGTCACCGGCCAGTCCGGCGCGGGCAAGACCACCCTGCTGCGCAGCCTGGCGCAACTGTGGCCGTTCGCCACCGGAACCCTGCGGTGCCCCGAAGGTGCCAACGAGACGATGTTCCTGTCCCAGATGCCGTATGTGCCCCTCGGCGATCTGCGAGCGGTGGTGTCCTACCCGAAGGGTCCCGACGAGTTCACCGACGAGGAGCTCATCACCGCACTGGACAAGGTGGCGCTCCCGCAATGCGCCAGACGCCTTGCCGAAGTGGCGGATTGGGTCAAGGTGCTCTCCCCCGGCGAGCAGCAGCGCGTCGCCTTCGCCAGGGTGCTGCTGACCAAGCCGAGGGTGGTGTTCCTCGACGAGGCGACCTCTGCCCTCGACGAGGGCCTGGAGTTCACGATGTACGACCTCGTGCGCCGCGAGCTGCCCGATACCATCCTGGTCAGCGTCACCCACCGCAGCACCGTGGGCCAGCATCACGAGCAGCACCTGCACTTGTTCGGCGGGGGCAAGTGGGTGCTCGGCGATGTCGATCCCGAGACCGGAAAACCCAAATCACCCCTGCCTAACTGAGCAGAGAGCGGGTCAGCGCGCGGCGGCGTGCCTGCCCGCTCGGCGGCCGAAGAACGAACCCTCGCCGAGCTGGACACCGCTGGCATATCCCTTGCCATCGCGCGCGATATTGGATGCGCACGCACCGGCGGCATACAGACCCGGGACCACCGCGCCGGACTCGTCGAGGACCTCACCGTCCAGCGATACCGTCAAACCGCCCATGGTGAACCCGGAGTACATCGCGACACCGAGGGTCAGGTCGAATGCCGCGAACGGCCCGGTGTCCTGCGGGGCAAGGTAATCCGGCTGCTTGTGGAAGTCGGGATCGACACCGGCAGCCGCATCGGCGTTGTACCGCTCCAGCGTGGCGGCCAGGTTGCCGGACGGAATACCCAGTGCCTGCTCGACTTCGGCGATGGTCTCGTAGCCGTCGATGAATTTG
The sequence above is drawn from the Mycolicibacterium neoaurum VKM Ac-1815D genome and encodes:
- a CDS encoding ABC transporter ATP-binding protein/permease, with translation MDMFTPTLDWGSELGTSLIWIAKAWTIAAVSTVIVLILLAKFTVWGRQFWRITGAYFTGRESVKAWLWLGAILLSIISGVRLDVLLSYYGNDLMTAAQTAVQGVAAGDDAVRQSGIDGFWFSILIFAVLATIHVCRVLLDIFMMQRFMLAWRVWLTGRLTDDWLDGKAYYRSRFIDDTIDNPDQRIQADIDIFTTNVGPLPNTPNNTSGSTLLFGAISSIASVISFTAILWNLSGNLSVFGVNIPRAMFWIAIVYVSVATIIAFWIGRPIIRLTFDNERFNAVFRYALVRLRDSAEAVAFYRGEIAERVQLRRRFEPVVSNYKRYVNRSIAFNGWNLTVSQLINPLPWIIQAPRLFAGEIKLGDVSQTSSAFGNIQSSLSFFRNSYDAFAGWRASIIRLHGLVVANEEGRALNELTVEPCGSCPVEIRDVAVSTPTGEILVEDLNLQMQSGDTLIVTGQSGAGKTTLLRSLAQLWPFATGTLRCPEGANETMFLSQMPYVPLGDLRAVVSYPKGPDEFTDEELITALDKVALPQCARRLAEVADWVKVLSPGEQQRVAFARVLLTKPRVVFLDEATSALDEGLEFTMYDLVRRELPDTILVSVTHRSTVGQHHEQHLHLFGGGKWVLGDVDPETGKPKSPLPN